GACAGCCGCATAATCGAGCCCAGTGCCAATAGCGGCATCGTAGTCTTTGATAGTCCCCCTATAATCTCCTAAACTATATTTTGCTGACCCTCGTTTGGCATAGGCAGCCGCAAAATCGGGTGTTAGGCGTATCGCGGCATCGTAAGCCGCGATGGCACTTTGCGCATTTCCAAGGACCTTCTCTGCATCACCAAGATTGGCAAGTGCGTAGGCACGTATCATGGGTTCGGCTCGCCATTCTTCCACAGACTTCTCCCGTTCAGACATGTTTTCAAGCAGTGCTTTGAGACGATTTGAAGGGATAACGTATCCCGAACTCTTGGTTTCGCCGCCCTCTACAGAAATCCCTATCACTTCTCCTGCGCTATTTAGGACGGGACCGCCACTGTATCCTGGCAAAAGTGTGGCTTTCACACGGAAGAAAGTGGCAGCGATTCGACTGATCGTGCCCTCTATGGCTCTACCCAAAGTATCCTTATTGGTGTTCCCATGGGTTCCCACGGCGATAACCTTTTCTCCAAGTTTCACTGTATCGCTATCGCCAAGCTGGAGAACCGCTGTTTCCTTACCTTCGACCCTTAAGATAACCAGATCGTATTCTGGATCGCTTGCCACAACGCCTTTAATCGAATATTGCGTCGGTTGGTTAATCGAGCCCATCTCCCAAGTATAGGACTTGCCATGAATACCGGCAAGGACGTGAACACTGGTAACAATCAGATCCCGTCCAACGAAGAAACCGCTCCCGTTGCCGATTGTCCCATCATCGGCGTTAACAATTAAGATGACCGTAGCGGCTTTTCCGATATGTGCAGTGCGTTGGTTCGGGTTCAGCAACAGAGTGTTTCTTTCGATGTGCGCCTCCTGCAGTGCAAGCCCATCTGCGTAGGACAACAGGAAACCTAACACTAAACACCCGATTAACGCCGACACTTTGCCAATGAATTTCATCTATACATATCCCTTTGCCTTAAAGGTCGTTGGAATCATACTCCCCTATAATTAAAGACACATTTTTGGGACGGAAAGGGTGCATAATTTGAAAAAATAGAATTCAAAGTGTAAACTCACCTGAACGTGGTCCACAATATGTTTCAATTACTAAAGACACATTTTTGGAGGGAAGGCTTGCATAATTTGAAAAAATAAAAGAAATTTGGATTTTAATCCAGTGAGGTTAGTTAAGAGGGTCCGATTGGAAGGCTGGAAAAAAGATGAGGGTGGATGAAGGTGAAATCTCGCCATTGGAGATTCAATTATTGTTTTTGTAATTGGTTTGCACCTGTCTCACAACTTTCCCATTGAATCGATACGCTCGGAAACTTCTCTTGGGTTATAGACTTCAACACTCGTCAGCAGACCTTTACCAACAGCACTTCCGCCCAAAATGTAGATGTGCCCATCTATGACTTCAGTCGCATGTCCCGATCTTCCAATCAGCATGTCCGACTCTTGGGTCCAACGATCAGTTGCGGGATCGTAGACCTCAATCGTTGAAAGGCGATTAAGTTTCCTTTCTTCCTGAAAGTAGCCCCCCATGACATAGATTTTGCCATCAATTACACTTGTTGAGTGAGCCGCTTTCGGAACAGACATCTCTGTTCTTTCCTGCCATTGATTCGTCTTGGGATTGAACACTTCAACACTGGAAAGATATAGAGATGAAAGATACCGACCTGACTGGTCGTAATTCGGGGGCCACCCTATCCCACCCACAGCATAGATTTCTCCATTCACAACACTAATTGCTGCAGAACAACGCGCACGGTTCATGCTTTGGGCTTTTGCCCATGTGTCTGTCGCTGGATTATAGACTTCCACAGTTTCTAACTGCGACTGTTCATTAGCAGTTGACCACCCACCAATGGCATAGATTTTACCATCCACGACGCAAGTCTTGGTCTTCCGTGGTGTCGGCATATCCGATTTCTGGGTCCATGTGTCTGTCGCCGGATCATACATTTCTACAGTTGGAAGTTCTTCAGACTCATGCCCGAAACCGCGAGGCACCTGATACTTCTTCATTTTTGATCCACCAATGGCATAAATTTTGCCATCCACAACTGAGACAGAGACGTTAGACCGAACTGTCGGCATATTCGCCTTTCCTGCCCATGTATCGGTTTCAGGATCGTACATTTCTACGGTTGAAAGCGACAGGTCCCCGTATTCATCAATTTTGAGCCGTAGACTGCCCCCTATCACGAATATCTTTCCATCCACAACACAGGTAGAAAAGTCAGACCGGATTGTTGGCATGTCGGCTTTCTGCGTCCATTGCGCTGTAGTAAATCTGAGAGAATTTCCTTGTGTATCGGATATCATGGGTGTCTCGGAAGCCTGTAGTCCTGTCCCGATATTTTTATCGGCGGAAGTCGCACGTCCGACTTGGTTCCGCACATCGGGTTTTGAATCGGCATCAAGGACGATAAAGGTATCAATAATTTCAACCGTGGGTTCGGAGACTGCATCGAAACTATAGGGTCTCTGGAAGCGGACGAGGTATTGACCCGTCGCGCCTAATAGCAAGGCAATTAGAAGGGTCGCGATACCAAAAGCACCCCACGGGAGCAGCGGTTTCGCTACCGGAGATGGTATCGGTTTCACGTCGGCGACCTGCCGCATGATGTTCTCGGTAAGGTTGTTGGATAACTGCACACCGCCGAGTACTTCCTGAACCAAGCGTTCTTGATCCTTCTGCAAACGTTCTCGTGCCCGCCGGAGCCGACTTGTAATTGTGTTTACCGAGACACCTAAGAATTTGCTTATCTCGTTGGCTGTCATTTCACCGAGGTAGTAGAGCGTCATGACTGTCCGTTCACTCTCCGGCAATTTGGACAGCAGTCTTTGGGCGATTTCTTGGCGATACTTGGCACCTTCGGCTTCGCGCTGCTCCGCGGCATAATGGTTATACGCGGATTCCTCTATCTCTTCCATAGACGTGTCCTCCAGCGATTGCAGTGCAGGCTTGTGGCGTTGGAGCCAATTAATGCAAAGTCGATTCGCAATGACGTAGAGCCATCCAGCAAATTGGTTAGGGTTTTTGAGTGTCGAGAGTTTTTTGTATGCTTGCAGGAAGGTGTCTTGTGTAATTTCTTCGGCATAGTGAAAATCGTTAACCTTCCGCCACGCAAGTGCATGAACACTCTTTTGGTACTTTTGGACCAAAATGCTGAATGCCTCGTCATCGTCTGACAAAATTCTACGAATGAGTTGAACATCGTCTGCTACCATCGGGATCCTCCAAGGTACGCGAACAGCTTTGGTTATACCCACATTCCTATCATCAGTTATCCCACAAACAATTAATTGAATCAACACGCTTAGGTAGACGAGAAAAGCAAAGCAAATGATTTACCGCATAATATTTTCTCTGACATAAAACAGTATATCATATTTCTATTTTTTTCATAGGTTGGATACGGACGAGACCTAACCATGTGGTTTACTGGGATTTTTTCAGTTCACCCCAGCGTGTCAGGCGTTTGTCTTTTGGGTCAACTGATAGAAAACCGGTGTCAAACGCCTCGACGATTGGCGAAAATTGTCCGCGATCTACCTGTCCTCCCAAGGCATAGATTGTCCCCTTCACAACGACTGACCTTGTCGCTTTTAGAATCGTCATTGGCTCGACTTTGCGCCATTTGTGGGTCATTGGATTATAAACATCCACATCGCTGATGCGTGTAATTTTATTTCCGCCCCATGTATTAGCACCCCCTATTGTATAAATCTCGTTATCAATGGCAATGGACACAAACCAAAATTTGCGTATTGGCATGTCAGGGAGTTCACGCCATTGGTCGGTTTTCGGGTTGTATGCTTCAATAGATGTAACAAACTTGTCAACAAGAGGACCCCACTGCCAATTATAACCGCCGATAACATAAATTTTACCGTCTATAACGACAGCATCGGTTGCCCCTCGTTCCGTCGGCATGTCTGCGCCCTTCTCCCATCTATTGGTTAACGGATCGTAGACCTCAACGAGACCTATTGCCACATCACGACCAAGTTTTTTATCGTGAACACTCCCACCAATGACGTATATCTTTCCATCAACGACGGCGGTCATAAACGCATGACGGAGCGTCGGCATATCCCCCTTCTTGTTCCATGTATCGGTTGCAGTGTCATACATCTCGACGGTTTTTTTGTATCTGAGTGCACCCCCGGGTACCTTTCGGTCATAGCCCCCAAACACATAGATTTCGTTGGAAAATACTGCAATTTGCGGCGCAACCCGCGGGGTTGGCATATTTGCGGCTATGTGCCATGTGTTTGTCTGTGTGTCGTAGACATCCACCGTTGAAAGCGCAGGCGCGCGTCCGCCTAAATTTTCATGGTGGTCGAACCCGCCGATAACATAAATTTTACCACCCGCAGCAGCGGGAACATGTCCAATTCTCAATATTGGCAGTTCAGTTATCTGCTCCCAATTCTCAGCAAAACTGGTAGAGACGATAACAAGTAAGAGGATAAAAACCCATTGTAAATACCTGCATTTTGCGAGCATCATGTTCTCCTTACGTGTCTATAATGTGAGTTTGACTTAGAGCGTTCAGAGAGGGAACGCCTTCTATTATTAAAGACACATTTTTAGGATGGAAACTGTGCATAATCTGAAAAAAATGTAAAAATTAGTTATCCGTTTTCGGTGCTATTTCAAAACCACCATCCGGCGTGTCGCTGAGAAATCTCCGGCGGTAAATGTGTAAAAATACAAACCACTTGCGACGGGTTCGCCGACTGTATTCCTGCCATCCCAATACGCTGCACGAGCGCGCGAAGTATACTGACCCGCTACCTGATACCCAAGCGACAGTTCACGCACCAGAACGCCACGCGGGTTGTAAATGGTGATGCGAACCTCTGCTGGTGTTCTTAACTGGTAGGGGATCCATGTCTCTGGGTTGAACGGGTTTGGGTAGTTGTGCAACAGCGCGGTTTCTGCTGGCGTCAGAAGTGCCAATAGATCTTTCAGCATCTCGATTCCTCTCGCCATCGTTGCATCTTTACCTTCAAGCTGCTTGGCACCGCGCAACCATCCTTGGACCTCTCCTGCGGTGAGTGTCTCAACGACTTGTGGATGTGCGGAGGGTGCCGACGCAGTCGTATCGAACGCCCGTGCCACCAAAACGAGGTCTTGAATATTGACCACACCATCTTCATTGATGTCTGCCGCATTCTGTCCAGCTTGCCCGAATTGAGATGCAACGAGGACGAGATCTTGGATATTAACAACACCGTCGGTGTTGAGATCACCTGCGAGTTGGGCTGGTTCAACGGTGGGCGTAGCGGGTTGAGAGGGTTCAACAGTGGGCGTGGCGAGTGTCAGTTCCCACACCTGAATTGTCTTGTCATAACTTCCACTCGCCAGCATGCTACCATCCGGGGAGAAGGCCACGGAAGCGACAGCATATCTGTGCCCTCTAAGCGTCTGCAGGTATTGCCCGGTTTTTGCATCCCATAACCGAAGCGTATCGCCATAAAACAGAATCGTATCGACATAACTCCCACTCACTAACGTGCGACCATCGGGAGAGAATGCTACGGAATTGACATCATCCATAGGTCCCTCAAGTGTCCGCAGAAGTTCTCCGGTTTCAGCGTCCCACACCCGAAGCGTCCTGTCATAACTCCCACTCGCTAACGTGCCACCGTCAGGAGAGAACGCTACGGAAAGGACCCCATTCGTATGCCCCTCAAGTGTCCGCAGAAGTTCTCCGGTTTCAGCGTCCCACACCCGAAGTGTCCTATCATAACTCCCACTCGCCAGCGTGCGACCATCGGGAGAGTACACCACGGAACGGATATAATCCGTATGCCCTTCAAGTGCCGGCTTATGTTGTTCTGTTTCAGTATCCCACAACCGAAGCCGATTGTCATAACCGCCACTGGCTAATGTGCGACCATCGGGAGAAAACACTACGGAACGGACACCGTCCGTATGTTCCTCAAGTGTCTGCAGGGGTTGCCCGGTTTCAGCATCCCATAACCGAATCGTCCGGTCCCAACTCCCACTTGCTAACGTGCGACCATCGGGAGAGAACGCTAAGCAAGTGACACCATTCGTATGTCCTTCAAGCGTCATTTTGTGTTCACCGGTGTCAGTATCCCATAACCGAATCGTCCTGTCTCGACTCCCACTTGCTAAGATACGACCATCGGGAGAGAACGCTACGGCAAGGACATCATCCCTATGCCCCTCAAGTGCCAATTTGTGTGGATCGCTCGGGACACCCTCTACTTCTGCGCGACGACTCGTCACTGTTCCGTCTGGTGTGAGCTGAAGAATATTCCCACTGGCGTATTTGCCCCATACACTATTGTGGCTAACCTCGCCAACCCATCTGTATTCCCCGGGAAGCGTTACTGCATAGCCGTATAATCCGGTAGCTCTTTCTGAATCAGGAACATCAACCCAAAGACTCGCTGCATCCTCCCGCCGCTGCCACTTGGAGTTACGAACCGAATTGGTAGAAACAGTACTGCGGTGCGTTACGTTAAAAACGGAAAATCTTCCGTGTGTCTCAAAGCCTATTTTAATTCCGTCCTTGAGTAGTTCGATAGTTGCTGCTGGCGGGTACTCGTCCGCAGTTTG
This region of Candidatus Poribacteria bacterium genomic DNA includes:
- a CDS encoding tetratricopeptide repeat protein translates to MKFIGKVSALIGCLVLGFLLSYADGLALQEAHIERNTLLLNPNQRTAHIGKAATVILIVNADDGTIGNGSGFFVGRDLIVTSVHVLAGIHGKSYTWEMGSINQPTQYSIKGVVASDPEYDLVILRVEGKETAVLQLGDSDTVKLGEKVIAVGTHGNTNKDTLGRAIEGTISRIAATFFRVKATLLPGYSGGPVLNSAGEVIGISVEGGETKSSGYVIPSNRLKALLENMSEREKSVEEWRAEPMIRAYALANLGDAEKVLGNAQSAIAAYDAAIRLTPDFAAAYAKRGSAKYSLGDYRGTIKDYDAAIGTGLDYAAVYVNRGVAKRNVRHHKGAIKDYNIAIRLDPENVEAYLNRGNIRVDLEDYEMAIEDYNTAIRLKPKGIMLPFAYVKRAGAKLDSGDKIGALTDYDEAVRLKPNTRGILIVAYLNRGIAKFDVGDNQGAIEDYDEMIRLNPGNAMLASAYVHRADAKAKLEDKDGAIKDYDEAVRLAPEDVDFVAYVYSKRAVVKLQLSDSKGAIEDCDAAILLDPELAEVYKTRGEARSNLGNHSGATKDYDTAVYMKPDYAEVYYKRGCAKVEIGNISEAKVDLRTALKLARWESDQVLTADIEETLRLLK
- a CDS encoding sigma-70 family RNA polymerase sigma factor — translated: MVADDVQLIRRILSDDDEAFSILVQKYQKSVHALAWRKVNDFHYAEEITQDTFLQAYKKLSTLKNPNQFAGWLYVIANRLCINWLQRHKPALQSLEDTSMEEIEESAYNHYAAEQREAEGAKYRQEIAQRLLSKLPESERTVMTLYYLGEMTANEISKFLGVSVNTITSRLRRARERLQKDQERLVQEVLGGVQLSNNLTENIMRQVADVKPIPSPVAKPLLPWGAFGIATLLIALLLGATGQYLVRFQRPYSFDAVSEPTVEIIDTFIVLDADSKPDVRNQVGRATSADKNIGTGLQASETPMISDTQGNSLRFTTAQWTQKADMPTIRSDFSTCVVDGKIFVIGGSLRLKIDEYGDLSLSTVEMYDPETDTWAGKANMPTVRSNVSVSVVDGKIYAIGGSKMKKYQVPRGFGHESEELPTVEMYDPATDTWTQKSDMPTPRKTKTCVVDGKIYAIGGWSTANEQSQLETVEVYNPATDTWAKAQSMNRARCSAAISVVNGEIYAVGGIGWPPNYDQSGRYLSSLYLSSVEVFNPKTNQWQERTEMSVPKAAHSTSVIDGKIYVMGGYFQEERKLNRLSTIEVYDPATDRWTQESDMLIGRSGHATEVIDGHIYILGGSAVGKGLLTSVEVYNPREVSERIDSMGKL
- a CDS encoding T9SS type A sorting domain-containing protein, whose product is MGTTQAMKSLKKLRKGDGVPSLNKFGYFHAEDLMKSTIVNRKNLAVILGVVLIGIGAQGISYGQTADEYPPAATIELLKDGIKIGFETHGRFSVFNVTHRSTVSTNSVRNSKWQRREDAASLWVDVPDSERATGLYGYAVTLPGEYRWVGEVSHNSVWGKYASGNILQLTPDGTVTSRRAEVEGVPSDPHKLALEGHRDDVLAVAFSPDGRILASGSRDRTIRLWDTDTGEHKMTLEGHTNGVTCLAFSPDGRTLASGSWDRTIRLWDAETGQPLQTLEEHTDGVRSVVFSPDGRTLASGGYDNRLRLWDTETEQHKPALEGHTDYIRSVVYSPDGRTLASGSYDRTLRVWDAETGELLRTLEGHTNGVLSVAFSPDGGTLASGSYDRTLRVWDAETGELLRTLEGPMDDVNSVAFSPDGRTLVSGSYVDTILFYGDTLRLWDAKTGQYLQTLRGHRYAVASVAFSPDGSMLASGSYDKTIQVWELTLATPTVEPSQPATPTVEPAQLAGDLNTDGVVNIQDLVLVASQFGQAGQNAADINEDGVVNIQDLVLVARAFDTTASAPSAHPQVVETLTAGEVQGWLRGAKQLEGKDATMARGIEMLKDLLALLTPAETALLHNYPNPFNPETWIPYQLRTPAEVRITIYNPRGVLVRELSLGYQVAGQYTSRARAAYWDGRNTVGEPVASGLYFYTFTAGDFSATRRMVVLK